The Oceanispirochaeta sp. genome contains the following window.
CCCAGAAGGTCGGGCTTATCCACCAGAACCTGTCTGTCAAATCGACCGGGTCTGAGGAGAGCCGGGTCCAGAACTTCCGGTCTGTTGGTGGCGGCCAGGATGATAACACCCGAGGTGGAATCGAATCCATCCATTTCCACCAGCAGCTGGTTCAGAGTCTGTTCACGCTCATCATTGGTACTCATGGCTCCGGCGCGGCTTTTTCCAATGGCATCAAGTTCATCGATGAAGATGATGCAGGGCGCTTTTTCACGAGCCTGCTTGAACAGGTCCCTCACACGGGCTGCTCCGACACCGACAAACATTTCAACAAAGTCGGCACCGCTCATCCGGAAGAATGTCACTGCCGCTTCGCCGGCTACAGCACGGGCCATCAGGGTTTTACCTGTTCCTGGAGGTCCTACCAGGAGAACACCTTTTGGAATTTTACCACCAATAGCGGTGTATTTATCCGGGGTCTTGAGAAAATCGACGACCTCAATTAATTCATCTTTTGACTCTTCACAACCCGCCACATCCTTGAATCGTGTTTTCAAATCTTCTTCGGCGACAATCTTTGAATTATTCTGACCAAAACTCATGACGTTTGATCCGCCGCCCATGTTACCCATTTTTTTGAAGATCATCCGCCAGATGTAAAAGAGAATCAGAAGTGGGATGACCCAGCTCAGCAGGATCTCTACGAAATAATTCCTCTTTTCCTGTTCTGCATAGAACTCAACTCCCTTACTTTCCAGAAGAGGAACGAAGGTTGGATCATTGATAGGTACTGTTTTAAAAACATTCCCCAGATCTTGGGAGGGTGCGTTCCCTGACAGGCGTTGGGAGATGGTATCAACCACCTGAGAGGCATACTCGTCGGATGTATAGGTCATGCCATAGTAAAAAGAAGGGGTTATCTTGACCCGTTTGATTTCACCCGCAGTAACTTTTTCTTTGAAGTTGGAAAACTCGATGACCTCATCAGGGGTTTTCAGAAACATAAAATTGAGTATTGCCAGTACAACGATGACAAGGAGAAAGTACCAGAAAGAAAATTTATATTTTCCATTTTTGAATTTCTTGACTCTTTTTTCCATATTCTCTGGTTTCAACTCATTCCGGAGCTTCTGTTTCCAGTCATCATTGTTATCCTGTTTGCCATTGGCATTCAGTTTATAGTCATCAGTTTCTTTACTCATCTGTTACTCCTGCCTGACCTGTCTTCAGATTAAGGCTCTTGGTCTGAATTCCCGAATTGCGGGACTTACAAAACCATTATTATTAAAATACGGAATCTCCTGGGGGAAGTAAAGTTAAAAAAGTCCTGTAAATCCCCCCCACTCTGGCGAACTACAGGATTATCTTTAGACTATGGAACTGCCCTAATGTTTTACTCTTTTTCTGGTGATTCTTTTTTCTTAACGGGTGCCGCTTTTTTTACTGCTGCCGCTTTCTTTACCGGTGCCGCTTTCTTTCCTGCTGCCGCTTTCTTTACTGCTGCCGCTTTCTTTCCTGCTGCCGCTTTTTTTACTGCTGCCGCTTTCTTCTCCGGGACTTCTTCCCCGGGGAGAGGTTTTGCATTCCGGCATTTCGGGAATGCTGTACAGGCCAGGAATGGTCCCCGGCGACCCATTTTCACTTCCATGGGACTTCCACATTTCTCACAGACCTCACCTTCCACTTTGGGGAGAATGACAGCCTTGCCGTCTTTGTCTATGGGCATGGTATTTTTACAATCAGGATATCCGGAACAGGCCAGAAAAGGTCCTCTGCGACCCATCTTCACTTCCATTGGCTTTCCGCATTCATCGCAGTCACGCACAATTTTGGGCAGTTCTACGGGTTTACCCTCTTTATCCAGAGACAATGTATTTTTACATTCAGGATAGCGGGAACAGGCC
Protein-coding sequences here:
- the ftsH gene encoding ATP-dependent zinc metalloprotease FtsH, giving the protein MSKETDDYKLNANGKQDNNDDWKQKLRNELKPENMEKRVKKFKNGKYKFSFWYFLLVIVVLAILNFMFLKTPDEVIEFSNFKEKVTAGEIKRVKITPSFYYGMTYTSDEYASQVVDTISQRLSGNAPSQDLGNVFKTVPINDPTFVPLLESKGVEFYAEQEKRNYFVEILLSWVIPLLILFYIWRMIFKKMGNMGGGSNVMSFGQNNSKIVAEEDLKTRFKDVAGCEESKDELIEVVDFLKTPDKYTAIGGKIPKGVLLVGPPGTGKTLMARAVAGEAAVTFFRMSGADFVEMFVGVGAARVRDLFKQAREKAPCIIFIDELDAIGKSRAGAMSTNDEREQTLNQLLVEMDGFDSTSGVIILAATNRPEVLDPALLRPGRFDRQVLVDKPDLLGREAILKIHTVGVTLDPSVELKNVAKATPGFVGADLANIVNEAALLAVRGGRKAVTHKDLDEAIEKTIAGLEKKNRLINPREREIVAYHETGHALVAAFTPDADPVHKISIVPRGMGALGYTLQTPTEDRFLMTQDELIGRIDILLGGRAAEEIVFNMISTGASNDIMKSTDIARNMITEYGMSARFKNMALTRRSGSYLDGSGPQKEYSEQTQQYIDEEISRLMEERYKVVVDMLTKHRDLLQKVTDHLMDEEVISNEEFLEIIRTNDTGANELVTRKKRDMKVTERAAMTGQKRNDAIIARNKARELAESNEPPQVNSDHKSESPFTREVPLTMEGDEEKEIPDDKV